In one window of Chryseobacterium sp. JV274 DNA:
- a CDS encoding RNA polymerase sigma factor, producing MPQKEKESIISQTVSNYGGKLMSYIRPKVKNTEDAEDILQEVWYQFSSLTNISEIVNVGGWLYRVTANKITDRYRKKKTENLEDFVYEDEDGSFSIKDILLLDESAGPEVKMFQDEIWKKLFEALDELPEKQRLVYVENELNDKTLQEIADEQGENIKTIISRKNYAVKHLRNRLRKLYEDLKS from the coding sequence ATGCCACAGAAGGAGAAAGAAAGCATCATCTCACAGACCGTTTCCAACTACGGAGGGAAGCTGATGTCCTATATTCGTCCGAAAGTGAAAAATACGGAGGATGCGGAAGATATCCTGCAGGAAGTGTGGTATCAGTTCAGTAGCCTTACGAATATTTCGGAGATCGTAAATGTTGGTGGGTGGCTATATAGGGTAACGGCAAATAAAATCACAGACCGTTACCGTAAAAAGAAAACAGAAAATCTTGAAGATTTCGTATATGAGGATGAAGACGGCAGTTTTTCTATCAAGGATATCTTGTTGTTGGATGAAAGCGCAGGTCCTGAGGTGAAAATGTTTCAGGATGAGATCTGGAAAAAACTGTTTGAAGCACTGGACGAACTCCCTGAAAAACAAAGGCTGGTCTACGTAGAAAATGAACTGAACGACAAAACCCTCCAGGAGATTGCCGATGAACAGGGAGAAAACATCAAAACCATCATCAGTAGAAAAAACTATGCTGTGAAGCATTTGAGAAACAGATTGAGAAAATTGTACGAAGATTTAAAAAGTTAG
- a CDS encoding S9 family peptidase, translating into MNLNHNIFGTALVVLSTIMINAQSSTAKLPGDPTLPSSKGNLEKLISYDKGNFKYKVEDYFARPKASAFKISPDGKYLSYKEKDQDKKNHVYVKDLSTGKITKAIVEKDDLIRGYGWLNKKRLYYTQDRGGNENIHLYATDADGGNQKDLTPFDGVKVQSIIPIKDTDFVVVTMNKNNKQIFEPFKINYVTGEMTQLYENKDVNSPIDDYIFDKDGTLRGYSILENGLTTKTYYKDLQTGKFNLIKSADWSDTFSIIEFNENSKNKDEAYVVTNLDSDKARIVLYDLKKNAVIKEIYSNPVYDVSSISTAGKNRNYELDFISYEGIKGETVPVSKFYKEIDDKLKSQFGDKEFGIVSSDDNNDKLLVVVGSDKLYGTYYEYDTKTKQTKLLYNLMPQLKEEDMAEMRPIEFKSRDGLTIHGYITLPKAALEGKKVPLIVNPHGGPQGIRDSWGFNPETQLFASRGYATLQVNFRISGGYGKSFQKAGYKQIGRKAMDDVEDGVKYAIEQGWVDKDKVAIYGGSHGGYATLMGLIKTPDLYACGVDYVGVSNIFTFFASFPEYWKPYKEMVKQIWYDLDNPEEEKIAKEVSPVFQIDKIKKPLFVVQGANDPRVNINESDQIVKAMRAKGFEVPYLVKYDEGHGFGKEPNRIELYKSMLGFFAENFNK; encoded by the coding sequence ATGAACCTAAATCACAACATTTTCGGTACAGCCCTTGTTGTACTATCTACCATTATGATCAACGCACAGAGCTCTACTGCCAAACTGCCGGGAGATCCTACCTTACCGTCTTCCAAAGGCAATCTTGAGAAACTTATTTCTTATGACAAAGGAAACTTTAAATACAAAGTGGAAGACTATTTTGCAAGACCAAAAGCTTCAGCATTTAAAATTTCTCCTGACGGAAAATACCTTTCCTATAAAGAAAAAGATCAGGATAAAAAGAACCACGTTTATGTAAAAGACCTGAGTACAGGAAAAATTACTAAAGCCATCGTAGAAAAAGATGACCTGATCAGAGGGTACGGCTGGCTGAACAAAAAACGACTTTACTACACACAGGATAGAGGAGGAAATGAGAATATTCATTTGTATGCTACAGATGCAGATGGTGGAAATCAGAAGGATTTAACACCCTTTGACGGAGTAAAAGTACAGTCGATCATTCCTATCAAAGATACAGACTTTGTTGTGGTTACCATGAACAAAAACAATAAGCAGATTTTTGAACCTTTTAAAATCAATTACGTTACTGGAGAAATGACCCAGTTATATGAAAATAAAGATGTCAACAGTCCTATTGACGACTATATTTTTGATAAAGACGGGACTTTGAGAGGCTACAGCATTCTTGAAAACGGATTGACAACAAAGACTTATTACAAAGATCTGCAGACAGGAAAATTCAATCTGATCAAATCCGCAGACTGGTCTGATACCTTCAGTATTATAGAGTTTAATGAAAATTCTAAAAATAAAGATGAAGCGTATGTAGTGACGAATCTGGATAGTGATAAAGCCAGAATTGTACTGTATGATCTAAAGAAAAATGCAGTGATTAAAGAAATTTATTCTAATCCTGTATACGATGTAAGTTCTATAAGTACAGCCGGTAAAAACAGAAACTATGAACTGGATTTTATCAGCTATGAGGGAATCAAGGGAGAAACAGTTCCTGTAAGTAAATTTTATAAGGAAATAGATGACAAATTGAAGTCTCAGTTTGGAGACAAGGAATTCGGCATTGTTTCTTCCGATGACAATAATGATAAACTTCTGGTTGTTGTAGGAAGTGATAAGCTGTATGGAACCTATTACGAATATGATACAAAAACCAAACAGACCAAGCTTCTTTACAACCTGATGCCTCAGCTGAAGGAAGAAGATATGGCTGAAATGAGACCTATCGAATTTAAAAGCAGAGATGGATTGACTATCCATGGATATATCACACTGCCTAAAGCCGCGTTGGAAGGGAAAAAAGTTCCTTTGATTGTAAATCCTCATGGTGGTCCGCAGGGAATCAGAGACAGCTGGGGATTCAATCCTGAAACACAGCTTTTTGCAAGCAGAGGATATGCCACACTTCAGGTCAACTTCAGAATTTCCGGAGGATATGGGAAATCATTCCAGAAAGCTGGTTACAAACAGATTGGAAGAAAAGCGATGGATGATGTGGAAGATGGAGTAAAATATGCCATTGAACAAGGGTGGGTAGATAAAGATAAAGTAGCCATTTATGGAGGAAGCCATGGTGGATATGCCACTCTGATGGGGCTGATCAAAACTCCTGATCTCTATGCTTGTGGTGTAGATTACGTAGGGGTATCCAACATTTTTACCTTCTTTGCTTCCTTCCCGGAATATTGGAAACCCTATAAAGAAATGGTAAAACAAATCTGGTATGACCTTGACAATCCTGAAGAAGAGAAAATTGCTAAAGAAGTTTCACCTGTTTTCCAGATTGACAAGATCAAGAAACCTTTATTTGTAGTACAGGGAGCTAATGATCCAAGGGTAAATATCAATGAATCTGATCAGATTGTAAAAGCAATGCGTGCCAAAGGATTTGAAGTTCCTTATCTGGTAAAATATGATGAAGGACACGGATTTGGAAAAGAACCGAACAGAATAGAACTTTACAAATCAATGTTAGGATTCTTTGCGGAGAACTTTAATAAATAA
- a CDS encoding DoxX family protein, translating to MKLLVILFTTFILALLGTFLFQGKPDFIFSGNLGMAVFILFTGFSHFKFQKGMAMMIPEFIPARMFWVYCTGVLEIAAGIGLMIPAIREITAILLIIFYVLVFVANINSSRKRINIFKADYTGPGMKYLYTQRIPMQIILIVWTWYFGIYLH from the coding sequence ATGAAACTACTCGTAATACTTTTTACAACATTTATTCTGGCTTTGCTGGGAACTTTTTTATTTCAGGGAAAACCGGATTTTATATTTTCAGGAAACCTGGGAATGGCTGTTTTCATTCTGTTTACAGGCTTTTCACATTTTAAATTTCAGAAAGGGATGGCCATGATGATTCCGGAGTTTATTCCTGCCAGAATGTTTTGGGTATATTGTACAGGAGTCCTTGAAATTGCAGCGGGAATCGGGCTTATGATTCCGGCAATTCGTGAAATTACCGCAATTTTACTGATCATTTTTTATGTATTGGTTTTTGTTGCCAATATCAATTCTTCCAGGAAAAGGATTAATATTTTTAAAGCAGATTACACCGGCCCGGGAATGAAGTACCTTTATACTCAAAGAATTCCCATGCAGATTATTTTAATTGTCTGGACATGGTATTTCGGAATTTATTTACACTAG
- a CDS encoding SRPBCC family protein, producing the protein METLSYETVIDAPLQKVWDILWNPETYSEWTRFFGAGSVMKSDWKVGGKTYFLNAEGEGMVSTIDSLEEPNQIVFKHLGMVDKNGVEDTQSKEVMEWNGSFEKYFLIDFGGKTKLHAEVQVEKQWEDHMNTGFTKGLMVVKSLAEGVSLDSV; encoded by the coding sequence ATGGAAACTTTATCATATGAAACAGTAATTGATGCTCCTCTACAGAAAGTATGGGACATTCTTTGGAATCCTGAAACGTATAGTGAATGGACCCGGTTTTTCGGTGCAGGATCTGTCATGAAATCCGATTGGAAGGTAGGCGGAAAGACCTATTTTCTTAATGCTGAAGGAGAAGGAATGGTTTCAACCATAGACAGCCTGGAGGAACCCAATCAGATTGTTTTTAAACATCTGGGAATGGTAGATAAAAATGGAGTAGAGGACACCCAAAGCAAAGAAGTAATGGAATGGAACGGAAGCTTTGAAAAATATTTTTTAATAGACTTTGGTGGGAAAACAAAACTTCATGCTGAAGTTCAGGTTGAAAAACAATGGGAGGATCACATGAACACTGGCTTTACAAAAGGTCTGATGGTCGTGAAAAGCCTTGCAGAAGGAGTAAGTCTTGATTCAGTGTAA
- a CDS encoding ATPase, protein MERLSYEIEINAEPEKVWSVLWADITYRQWTTAFTEGSFYEGTLEENNIVKFLDPKNNGMYSRVEKVIPNEEIKFLHLGEIYDGIEVPQDWGEATEAYFLEENEEGTLLKAEIQTPPEFKDFFEEKFPKAMNIVKHLSENQL, encoded by the coding sequence ATGGAACGATTATCATATGAAATAGAAATCAATGCCGAACCTGAAAAAGTATGGAGCGTCCTGTGGGCAGATATTACATACAGGCAATGGACAACGGCATTTACAGAAGGTTCTTTCTATGAAGGAACACTTGAAGAGAACAATATTGTTAAATTTCTTGACCCAAAAAACAATGGAATGTACAGCAGGGTAGAAAAAGTTATTCCCAACGAAGAAATAAAATTTCTGCACCTGGGAGAAATTTATGACGGTATTGAAGTTCCTCAGGACTGGGGAGAAGCAACGGAAGCTTATTTTCTTGAAGAAAACGAAGAAGGAACTCTGCTGAAAGCAGAAATACAGACTCCTCCCGAATTTAAAGACTTTTTTGAAGAGAAATTTCCAAAAGCGATGAACATCGTTAAACACCTTTCAGAAAATCAGCTTTAA
- a CDS encoding SDR family oxidoreductase, with protein MKTQNKSESKSKVPKEGLFPEIIRNDYQGSRKLLGKKAVISGGDSGIGQAVAVHFAREGADVAIIYKESDYDARETKKLVEKEGQKCLLIKGDLTRKTFRTKCADKIKKEWKKLDILVNNAGIHTSKSSLEKISDEQIQETFDTNIISMISFTRNFLPLIGKGGRIICTTSVTAYRGSDHLLDYAATKGAVLSFIRSLADNLAEKGILVNGIAPGPIWTPLVKEAFDDLSRFGKDTPLKRAGQPSEVAPAYVFLASKDASYITGEIIHINGGDFVGG; from the coding sequence ATGAAAACACAGAACAAATCAGAATCTAAGTCAAAAGTCCCTAAAGAAGGGCTGTTTCCGGAAATTATCCGGAACGATTATCAGGGAAGTCGGAAACTGCTTGGAAAAAAAGCGGTAATCTCAGGAGGAGACAGTGGCATAGGACAGGCTGTAGCCGTTCATTTTGCCAGAGAAGGAGCGGATGTTGCTATCATCTATAAAGAAAGTGACTATGATGCCAGAGAAACCAAAAAACTGGTTGAAAAAGAAGGACAGAAATGCCTTCTTATAAAAGGCGATCTTACCCGGAAAACATTCAGGACCAAGTGTGCAGACAAGATTAAAAAAGAGTGGAAGAAACTTGATATTCTTGTGAATAATGCAGGAATTCATACTTCCAAAAGCAGCCTGGAAAAAATCTCTGATGAGCAGATTCAGGAAACATTTGATACCAATATCATTTCTATGATTTCTTTCACCAGAAATTTTCTTCCACTGATTGGAAAAGGAGGAAGAATCATCTGCACAACCTCTGTCACAGCATACCGTGGAAGCGATCATTTATTGGATTATGCTGCTACAAAAGGAGCAGTGTTGTCTTTTATCCGTTCACTGGCGGATAATCTTGCCGAAAAAGGAATTCTGGTGAATGGAATTGCACCCGGACCTATATGGACTCCGCTGGTGAAAGAAGCTTTTGATGATCTTTCCAGATTTGGAAAAGATACTCCGCTGAAGCGTGCGGGGCAGCCGTCGGAAGTAGCTCCTGCTTATGTTTTTTTAGCTTCTAAAGATGCAAGCTATATCACAGGAGAAATCATTCACATCAATGGAGGTGATTTTGTCGGAGGATAG